GGTTGTCATCGTACGAACGATCCAGTCTTTTGGCCAGACTGATCCGGAAGTCATCCTCGAAATAAACGGCCACCCCCAGATCGTGCTTTACGTCGATTTCACCGCTTAGCTTCGTTTCATTGGCGATCTGGCCGGCATCCCAGAACAAGGCCAGCGCTGTCTCGACCCGTGGGAACCTGAGTCGATACTCGAGATTGGCCATCCAGAATCGCGTGCCCATGAATCCCTTGTGATCATACCCCTGCAGGGTTCCCAGGCCACCCAGGAAAAATCTCTTGTACATGGGAAGATATCCATCGCTGCCGCCGTACATGACGCGTGATATGACCATCGCGTACCGGTTAATTTTCTGATAACGTCGCAACCCCAAAGTGTACCGGCGATAATCAAAATCGGAATTGAAATTGTCGGATGACCATTCCAGGTCCGCGGTAGCGTACCACGCGGAGTGGTCAAAAGGTTCTTCGTCATCGCGCGTGTCCCAGATCACGGAAGAATACCAACTGCCGTTTGAAGTGGAGTCTATTTCACTAATGCCCGCCGTTCGAAATGGTTCAGATACGGTGGAGAAGTTCTCCGGGAAAAGTTTGCTGCCGCCGAACAGCGACCAAAGATGGCGCCGGGCGTCGAGCCATTTGGTGTCCTCAAAGCGGTATCCGGTAAGGAGCGTGAGATGTTTAACCGGATGCGATTTCAAATATAACGTGCCGCCCTCAGCTTCATAATAGTCGCGGAAGTCTTCGGTGGCCAGAAGCGCGAAGGTGGTGTTCTCGAGGGTGCCCAGCAGCCACGAATCATCTGTAGCCAGCCGCCGATACAGAGAGCCGCCGACCATGATTGCCGGGTCGCGAAGAAGCGCCTGCTCGGCATCAAAACGATAACGCCATCTTTCCGAGTTGAATCCATAGCCGATCTCGGCGGTAACGCTGGGGAGAAGGGAATCAGGATCTTTGTATGAGACTCCGCCGTAAAGCCCCAGGCCGTCAACACGGTCATATGAAATATTAACGAGGGGATTGAAGTCGCTTGCGTCACGTTCGAAACGCCAGATGCGCTTTATACCGCGCCGGTCGACCTCAAAGGTCTCACCATACACCGAAGCCTCTCCGGCAACATCGATACGACCCTTGACAGTGGCGATATCCCCACGGGCCGTCGCTTTCGGGCCGACATAAATATCCCCGAGAATCGAAACGATATCTTTGTTGACCTCACCGTAAATTTCAATATTACCAGCGAGCGAAAATATGATGCCCCTGATAAAGTCGCCTTCTTCCACGGTAACCGATCCGCTAATCGCGATAAGATTTCCGCTACGGAACTCTGTTACCCTGGTCGAATCAGACCTGCGAGAATAAAATGTCACCGTTACCGTGTTGCCGTCCTCGGTGATTCGGCAGTCGGAAATCTTCTCATACAGGTAGCGCTTGCCGCCCAGCACCAGGCTTGCTTCATCGAACAATACGGTCTTCTCAGACACAATAGTGTTCTTATCAGACTTCAGGCTGCCGCGAGAGACTGCCAGCGTAGTCAACTCGTCTCCATCAAACGCCCGGATTGTGACATTCTCTTTGTCATAACTGATCTCAAAGTACTCTTCAGAAAGCCGGGTTATCTTATAGTCCTTGTAGTCAACGGCAAACATTGGCGAAGCTGCCAGAAGAATCAGAGCCGACATTAACGCAATCACCACGAATGTATTTCTCATTTTATCCTCCGTTTTACAATGGTAGAAAACAAATACCGTGCCGCAAAGTCAAGTTGTGAATTATCAATTGGTTACCAATTCCGTCGGCAGTTGACCGTGTTAGAAATACACACCCTGACACAAAAACGGTTCAATCCTTTTTGAGGCCGAGTTCTTTAATCTTGCGCGAAAGATTGGCCCTATCCACGCCCAATCTGCGAGCGGCAGCCGAGATATTCCAGTTCTGCTCACGAAGCGTCTGTTCTATCAACTGCCTCTCGAAGCGTCCGAGACTGTCTGCAAGCGACAACTCATCGTCAAACCTGACCGGTGGACGTCTTAATGATGAGCGGGTTATCACATCCTCCAGAGCGATCTCCGGTCCGGTGCACAGTATGGTCAGTCGCTCGATTATGTTTTTCAACTGGCGAATATTGCCCGGGTATTCCAGTGTCGTGAGAAATGCTATCGCCTCAGTCGAAAGTCGCTTTGTGCCACCGGGATCAAACCGCCGAAGGAACTCTCCCACAAGAGCCGGAATATCGTCCACCCGCTCGCGCAAGGCCGGCACTTCAATTATTAGGACCGATATTCGGTAATAAAGGTCTTCGCGAAACATCCCTTTCGCGATCAGCTCAGCGAGATTGCGGTTGGTGGCGCAGATGACGCGCACGTTCACCTTTTTTCTATCCGTTGAACCAAGTGTTTCCACCTCGCCTGTTTCAAGTACTCTAAGTAACTTTGCCTGACATTCCAGGGGAAGATCCCCGATTTCGTCAAGGAACAGCGTGCCGCCATCAGCCATGACGAATTTGCCCGGATAGTCTCTGACCGCGCCCGTGAACGACCCCTTTTTGTGCCCGAAGAGCTCCGACTCGAAGAGAGTCGCCGGAACTCCGGGACAGTTAACCTTCACGTATGGCTTATCGCGGCGAACGCTTTCGAGAAATATCCTGGCGGCCACGAGTTCCTTGCCGGTTCCGTTCTCGCCGGTGACAAGGACGGTGGCGTCGGACGAGGCCACTCGCGAGATCAAGTCCCGCAGTTTTTTTACTATCCGGGAATCCCCGACAATTCTCGTGTGAGCATCGAGGTCATCAACCATGATATTGCGCTGCCGTTGAGCGGCTGCCAGCATCAATAGAGATCGAACCGATGAAACAAGCCGCTCCGGTGAAACCGGTTTCTCCAGATAATCAATGGCGCCCAGTTTTACCGCTTTCAGCGCGGTTGGAATGTCGGTCTGCCCGGAAATTACGAGCACCAGCGGACAATGAGGGTTATCTTTGATGTCACGCAGCAAATCGATGCCTGACTTACCCGGCAGATTCAAATCGAGCAGCACCAGAGCGTACGAGTCTTTTCCTATG
The sequence above is drawn from the Candidatus Zixiibacteriota bacterium genome and encodes:
- a CDS encoding BamA/TamA family outer membrane protein, coding for MRNTFVVIALMSALILLAASPMFAVDYKDYKITRLSEEYFEISYDKENVTIRAFDGDELTTLAVSRGSLKSDKNTIVSEKTVLFDEASLVLGGKRYLYEKISDCRITEDGNTVTVTFYSRRSDSTRVTEFRSGNLIAISGSVTVEEGDFIRGIIFSLAGNIEIYGEVNKDIVSILGDIYVGPKATARGDIATVKGRIDVAGEASVYGETFEVDRRGIKRIWRFERDASDFNPLVNISYDRVDGLGLYGGVSYKDPDSLLPSVTAEIGYGFNSERWRYRFDAEQALLRDPAIMVGGSLYRRLATDDSWLLGTLENTTFALLATEDFRDYYEAEGGTLYLKSHPVKHLTLLTGYRFEDTKWLDARRHLWSLFGGSKLFPENFSTVSEPFRTAGISEIDSTSNGSWYSSVIWDTRDDEEPFDHSAWYATADLEWSSDNFNSDFDYRRYTLGLRRYQKINRYAMVISRVMYGGSDGYLPMYKRFFLGGLGTLQGYDHKGFMGTRFWMANLEYRLRFPRVETALALFWDAGQIANETKLSGEIDVKHDLGVAVYFEDDFRISLAKRLDRSYDDNPIFYVRLDHVF
- a CDS encoding sigma-54 dependent transcriptional regulator — encoded protein: MADRILIVDDEPNITLSFSSLLRDEGYACDTAATAEEAFSAIGKDSYALVLLDLNLPGKSGIDLLRDIKDNPHCPLVLVISGQTDIPTALKAVKLGAIDYLEKPVSPERLVSSVRSLLMLAAAQRQRNIMVDDLDAHTRIVGDSRIVKKLRDLISRVASSDATVLVTGENGTGKELVAARIFLESVRRDKPYVKVNCPGVPATLFESELFGHKKGSFTGAVRDYPGKFVMADGGTLFLDEIGDLPLECQAKLLRVLETGEVETLGSTDRKKVNVRVICATNRNLAELIAKGMFREDLYYRISVLIIEVPALRERVDDIPALVGEFLRRFDPGGTKRLSTEAIAFLTTLEYPGNIRQLKNIIERLTILCTGPEIALEDVITRSSLRRPPVRFDDELSLADSLGRFERQLIEQTLREQNWNISAAARRLGVDRANLSRKIKELGLKKD